A window of Synechococcus sp. MEDNS5 contains these coding sequences:
- the gatA gene encoding Asp-tRNA(Asn)/Glu-tRNA(Gln) amidotransferase subunit GatA, producing MAIAEWRQQLASGEVSARELTDHHLARIEAVEPGLHAFLEVTAERARADADRVDEARASGEDLPPLAGIPLAIKDNLCTRGVRTTCSSRMLEHFVPPYESTVTERLWAAGAVLLGKTNLDEFAMGGSTETSAFGPTANPWNPEHVPGGSSGGSAAAVASGECLASIGSDTGGSIRQPASFCGVVGLKPTYGRISRYGLVAFASSLDQVGPFSHTVADAAELLQVMAGADPRDSTCLDAPVPDYCAALGRPVEGLKVGLVKECFEQDGLDPQVKASVLAAAQQLQALGAELVDVSCPRFNDGIATYYVIAPSEASANLARYDGVKYGYRTDDAASLAAMTARSRAEGFGSEVQRRILIGTYALSAGYVDAYYKKAQQVRTLIRRDFDAAFQSVDVLLTPTAPGTAFRNGAHADDPLAMYLSDLLTIPANLAGLPAISLPCGFDTGGLPIGVQLIGNVLEEPLLLQVAHQYEQVADVMKTRPEAAFIPG from the coding sequence ATGGCGATCGCCGAATGGCGTCAGCAACTGGCGAGCGGAGAGGTTTCAGCGAGGGAGCTCACCGACCACCATCTGGCCAGGATTGAAGCGGTAGAACCTGGACTTCATGCTTTCCTTGAGGTCACCGCGGAGCGGGCTAGGGCTGATGCCGATCGCGTCGACGAAGCCAGGGCCTCCGGTGAGGACTTACCTCCGCTCGCGGGGATACCTCTGGCCATCAAGGACAACCTCTGTACACGGGGTGTGCGCACCACCTGTTCCAGTCGGATGCTGGAGCATTTCGTGCCTCCCTATGAGTCCACGGTGACAGAACGCCTCTGGGCGGCCGGAGCCGTTTTGCTCGGTAAGACGAATCTCGATGAGTTCGCCATGGGTGGATCCACGGAGACATCCGCCTTCGGTCCGACGGCGAACCCCTGGAATCCTGAGCATGTTCCCGGAGGAAGTTCCGGAGGCAGTGCCGCGGCTGTGGCGTCCGGCGAGTGTCTGGCCTCTATCGGTTCCGACACCGGCGGTTCCATTCGTCAGCCGGCATCGTTCTGCGGTGTGGTCGGTCTGAAGCCCACCTATGGACGCATCAGTCGTTATGGACTCGTTGCCTTTGCCAGCTCCCTCGATCAGGTCGGTCCCTTCAGCCACACCGTTGCCGACGCAGCGGAACTGCTTCAGGTGATGGCCGGCGCGGATCCCCGCGATTCCACGTGTCTCGATGCTCCCGTTCCGGATTACTGCGCGGCACTGGGGCGTCCAGTGGAAGGTCTGAAAGTTGGACTGGTGAAGGAATGCTTCGAGCAGGATGGATTGGATCCTCAGGTGAAAGCGTCCGTTCTCGCAGCGGCGCAGCAGCTTCAGGCTCTGGGAGCGGAACTGGTGGACGTGAGCTGTCCGCGTTTTAACGACGGGATCGCCACCTACTACGTGATTGCACCGTCGGAGGCTTCGGCCAACCTCGCCCGCTACGACGGTGTGAAGTATGGATACCGGACCGATGACGCGGCCTCACTGGCTGCCATGACCGCCCGCAGCCGTGCCGAAGGATTCGGCAGTGAGGTTCAGCGACGCATTTTGATCGGTACCTATGCCTTGTCGGCGGGCTATGTGGATGCTTACTACAAGAAAGCCCAGCAGGTGCGCACGCTGATCCGGCGTGACTTTGATGCCGCGTTCCAGTCTGTGGATGTGTTGCTCACGCCCACCGCTCCAGGCACAGCCTTCAGGAACGGTGCTCACGCCGATGATCCTCTGGCGATGTATCTGTCTGATTTGTTGACGATTCCGGCCAACCTCGCAGGCCTTCCGGCGATCAGCCTCCCCTGCGGCTTCGATACCGGTGGACTGCCGATCGGAGTGCAGCTGATCGGAAACGTGCTGGAGGAGCCTCTCCTTCTGCAGGTGGCTCATCAGTACGAACAGGTCGCTGATGTGATGAAAACCCGTCCGGAGGCGGCGTTCATCCCAGGTTGA
- the rlmB gene encoding 23S rRNA (guanosine(2251)-2'-O)-methyltransferase RlmB produces MSSRFDRRPSRPPRGAGPGGGRPSRGGPRGRSSRMDEGGAGLRRRDRSDERDASPWRGERDDGDARRRGPARSDSRDFRRSGERAGVRSLDGAGRGRRDQRSNDRRFSERNRALPLGSRPQRSERPDRPDRPDRPGRPDRSGRPDRRFEEKPRGEASSHSADPVADDLLWGRHATQAALEAGRPIHRIWCTSEMRSAPRFMQLLRDAKSSGVLVEEVTWARLAQMTGGAVHQGIALQTAAADTLDLADLVEGCAALQEAPLLLALDGLTDPHNLGAIVRSAEALGAHGVVLPQRRSAGLTGSVAKVAAGALEHLPVARVVNLNRSLETLKDAGYRVVGLAEEGDQTLEEVDLDGPLVVVTGSEGQGLSMLTRRHCDQLIRIPLRGITPSLNASVATALCLYEVARRSWMKGLRGQNPSPQIVRPKVLAAPKPDSGVTAQETVLDLQLERSTDLATPSFDGSVEL; encoded by the coding sequence ATGAGCTCCCGCTTTGACCGCCGCCCGTCCCGTCCTCCCCGCGGCGCAGGCCCTGGTGGCGGACGTCCGTCCCGAGGCGGACCACGTGGCAGGTCGTCTCGTATGGACGAGGGAGGGGCAGGATTGCGTCGACGTGATCGCAGCGATGAGCGTGATGCATCCCCCTGGCGTGGTGAGCGCGACGACGGGGATGCAAGGCGACGAGGGCCTGCACGCAGTGATTCCCGCGACTTCAGACGATCCGGAGAGCGTGCAGGCGTGCGCTCGCTGGATGGTGCTGGACGAGGACGCCGCGATCAACGCAGTAACGACCGTCGCTTCTCAGAACGCAACCGTGCACTGCCGCTGGGTAGCCGACCGCAGCGATCGGAGCGCCCTGACCGCCCTGACCGCCCTGACCGCCCCGGCCGCCCTGACCGCTCTGGCCGCCCGGATCGTCGTTTTGAGGAGAAGCCCCGAGGCGAAGCCAGTTCTCACTCCGCTGATCCCGTTGCTGACGATCTTCTCTGGGGCCGTCACGCCACCCAGGCAGCCCTGGAAGCCGGTCGTCCCATTCACCGCATCTGGTGCACCAGTGAGATGCGCAGCGCACCGCGGTTCATGCAGCTGCTGAGAGACGCCAAGTCCTCCGGGGTGCTGGTGGAGGAGGTGACGTGGGCCCGACTGGCTCAGATGACCGGTGGCGCTGTTCATCAAGGCATCGCCCTGCAGACCGCTGCTGCCGACACCCTGGATCTTGCTGATCTTGTCGAGGGGTGTGCCGCCCTTCAGGAAGCTCCTTTGCTGTTGGCACTAGATGGTCTGACTGATCCCCACAATCTGGGCGCCATCGTTCGCTCAGCAGAGGCCCTCGGCGCCCACGGCGTGGTGCTTCCGCAGCGCCGTAGTGCGGGATTGACCGGGTCTGTGGCCAAGGTGGCGGCTGGAGCCCTGGAGCACCTCCCCGTTGCGAGGGTGGTGAACCTGAACCGATCGTTGGAAACCCTGAAAGACGCGGGCTACCGGGTGGTGGGTCTTGCTGAAGAGGGCGACCAGACGCTTGAGGAGGTTGACCTGGACGGTCCGCTGGTGGTGGTGACCGGTTCAGAGGGCCAAGGATTGTCGATGTTGACGCGCCGCCATTGCGATCAGCTGATCCGCATTCCCCTTCGAGGCATCACGCCGAGCCTTAATGCGTCGGTTGCGACCGCCCTTTGTCTTTATGAGGTGGCCCGTCGCAGTTGGATGAAAGGCCTCCGCGGTCAGAACCCTTCACCCCAGATCGTGCGCCCCAAAGTGCTGGCAGCACCCAAGCCCGACAGTGGCGTGACGGCGCAGGAAACGGTGCTTGATCTTCAACTTGAACGTTCGACCGATCTGGCAACACCGAGTTTCGATGGGAGTGTTGAACTTTGA
- the carA gene encoding glutamine-hydrolyzing carbamoyl-phosphate synthase small subunit, with the protein MIEASSANTAMLMLADGTVFQGLACGALGSVVGEVVFNTGMTGYQEVMTDPSYSGQLVTFTYPELGNTGVNDHDQEADHAHVRGLIARQLSPVSSNWRSTRSLQAWLEQQGVVGIQGIDTRALVRHLRETGAMNGIISSSGRTPADLREELRAAPSMEGLNLADRVSTPKAYNWEKPCSVAFDRRLQPSRGERPFRVVAIDFGIKRAILDRLVSHGCAVTVLPASVDLNTVLAHEPDGVFLSNGPGDPAAVTHGIDLARGLLEHRTLPLFGICLGHQILGLAIGGETFKLGYGHRGLNHPCGTTGQVEITSQNHGFALDASSLPLDQVEITHLNLNDRTVAAMAHRYQPVFSVQYHPEASPGPHDADHHFSRFVTLMSDRR; encoded by the coding sequence ATGATTGAAGCCTCTTCCGCGAACACGGCGATGCTGATGCTCGCTGATGGAACCGTGTTCCAGGGTTTGGCCTGCGGAGCTTTGGGGAGTGTCGTGGGTGAGGTGGTCTTCAACACGGGGATGACCGGGTATCAGGAGGTGATGACGGACCCCAGCTATTCGGGTCAGCTGGTCACGTTCACCTACCCAGAGCTGGGCAATACCGGCGTGAATGATCACGACCAAGAGGCAGATCACGCCCACGTGCGTGGATTGATTGCCCGTCAGCTGTCTCCGGTTTCCAGCAATTGGCGCTCAACCCGGAGTCTGCAGGCCTGGCTGGAACAGCAGGGTGTGGTTGGCATTCAGGGAATCGACACCCGTGCCCTGGTGCGCCATCTGCGTGAAACGGGCGCCATGAACGGCATCATCTCTTCCTCAGGGCGCACCCCGGCCGATCTGCGCGAGGAGCTTCGCGCTGCTCCCTCCATGGAGGGGCTCAACCTTGCCGATCGGGTGTCCACGCCAAAGGCGTACAACTGGGAGAAACCCTGCAGCGTGGCGTTTGACCGCCGTCTGCAACCCAGCCGTGGCGAGCGGCCCTTCCGTGTTGTGGCGATTGATTTCGGCATTAAGAGGGCCATTCTCGATCGGCTTGTGAGTCATGGTTGTGCCGTCACGGTGCTGCCTGCCTCAGTGGATCTCAACACCGTTCTGGCCCATGAGCCCGATGGTGTGTTCCTGTCCAACGGACCGGGTGACCCCGCGGCCGTCACCCATGGCATCGATTTGGCCCGTGGTCTTCTGGAGCATCGAACGCTGCCATTGTTCGGAATTTGTCTCGGTCATCAGATTCTCGGCTTGGCCATCGGTGGCGAAACGTTCAAGCTCGGCTACGGCCATCGCGGACTCAACCATCCCTGCGGCACCACGGGTCAGGTGGAGATCACCAGCCAGAACCATGGTTTTGCTCTGGATGCTTCAAGCCTTCCCCTGGACCAGGTGGAGATCACCCATCTGAATCTCAACGACCGCACGGTTGCGGCGATGGCCCATCGTTACCAACCGGTCTTCAGCGTTCAATACCACCCAGAAGCCAGTCCTGGTCCCCACGACGCGGATCATCATTTCTCTCGATTCGTCACACTGATGTCGGATCGCCGTTGA
- a CDS encoding STAS domain-containing protein yields MPTLRTTRSRGSVPITELQRLTVSLRGGFEQKDGCLVFHFTGQLDAYSEKQFLSYVADVLKANASPTVLDLSKIDFLDSSGLGALVQLAKQCKDAKRSFVMVGNARVTQTVKLVRLEEFLHLVNDLQTAFTQLAA; encoded by the coding sequence ATCCCTACACTTCGCACGACGCGATCCAGGGGGTCTGTTCCCATCACTGAACTCCAGCGACTGACTGTTTCCCTACGTGGCGGCTTCGAGCAGAAGGATGGGTGTCTGGTTTTTCACTTCACCGGACAGCTGGATGCCTACTCCGAGAAGCAGTTTCTCAGCTATGTGGCGGATGTTCTCAAGGCCAATGCCTCCCCAACGGTTCTCGACCTGAGCAAGATCGACTTCCTCGATTCATCCGGTCTGGGTGCTCTTGTGCAGCTTGCCAAGCAGTGCAAAGACGCCAAACGCAGTTTCGTGATGGTGGGCAATGCCCGAGTCACCCAAACGGTGAAGCTGGTCAGGCTTGAAGAGTTTCTGCACCTCGTGAACGATCTTCAGACGGCCTTCACCCAGCTGGCCGCTTGA
- a CDS encoding Mini-ribonuclease 3: MSDWIRLQQALPSQSADLGPLQLAWLGDAVWELHQRLRHCRRPGRSADLHRAVVSEVRADAQALALERLQPLLTELECDLVRRGRNRAGKGPRGGDPAAYGKATGFETMVGWLFLHNPARLAQLLDRLEETESSLS, from the coding sequence TTGAGCGACTGGATCCGGCTGCAGCAGGCCCTTCCTTCGCAATCCGCAGATCTAGGTCCTCTCCAGCTCGCCTGGCTCGGTGATGCGGTCTGGGAACTCCATCAACGGTTGCGTCACTGTCGCAGACCGGGCCGCTCTGCAGACCTCCACCGCGCTGTGGTGTCGGAGGTTCGAGCTGATGCGCAGGCGCTCGCTTTAGAACGCCTTCAGCCCCTGCTCACCGAGTTGGAATGCGATCTCGTGCGTCGTGGCCGCAACCGTGCCGGGAAGGGGCCCCGCGGTGGCGACCCTGCCGCTTATGGAAAGGCCACGGGATTTGAGACAATGGTGGGCTGGCTCTTTCTTCACAATCCGGCTCGGCTAGCCCAGCTTCTGGATCGCCTTGAGGAGACCGAATCATCCCTGTCATAA
- a CDS encoding DUF1816 domain-containing protein: MRSLANGLGFAWWARVQTQSPDVTYWYGPFVRRSSLEEALQGFLADLSSESPAAIEHSLIRCRRTEPFTIESQS; the protein is encoded by the coding sequence ATGCGCTCCCTTGCCAACGGTCTTGGATTCGCTTGGTGGGCCAGAGTGCAGACGCAGAGCCCTGATGTGACCTATTGGTACGGGCCTTTTGTGCGTCGTTCCAGTCTTGAGGAAGCCCTCCAAGGTTTTCTTGCAGATCTCTCGTCGGAGTCGCCTGCAGCCATCGAGCATTCATTGATCCGTTGCCGTCGCACAGAGCCGTTCACGATCGAGTCCCAGTCCTGA